GACTGGGGGACCCCCATCGAGCGCCTGGACCGAGCGTAAGCGAGGGAAGCCGTCGGATGGGGGTGAGGAGGGACAGGACCCGTGGGCACTAAACACGTCGTTTTCTCCTCCACCAGTAAATTCCGCCCGTTGCGAGTACGAGCAACGGGTACCCTGCCTGGGTAAAATATTGGATAAAAACTACCTTGGCCGGCGTTAAATTGATGTTACGAAACTCAGGCGTCTTTGGGCGGATCGCTACCTTTTCTTCATCTCCCACGAGCCACCCGACCATATTGAGGAATAGGTCCAGATTACCTGGGGCCTGAATCAGTTCGTTGGCGGCAAAATTGCTGTCCCCGACAACGATGGCGAGCGGTTTTTCGTCCCGCTTCACAGCCACCCCCAAGGTTAGAGGCCCACGGGCGTCACTTACCTTATCAAACCGGGGTTCGCTCCCCTCCTGAAGGTTTGTTTCCCCCCACGCCTCGTCAGTCGAGGTGAGCAGGGTCTCGACAACCTGGGGTCCCTTTTCTTCTTTTTTGATAATCTGAAGGCTTCTCGCGAGTGAGAGGATTGGATTCATCTCCTGGAGCCCCTGTGTAATTTTATGGTCTGACAGAATGGGGGCTGGGTAATGGGGACCTAAGAGAAAATGTCTTTCAGGGTCCAGAACAAGGTCGTTGTTCCAGGCGAGACCGAGTTTTTCCAGGACCCCTGTCGGGGTTGCGGGCGTTAGAGGGTCTCCCAATAACAGGAGAGGTCTACTTTTGGCCAGATAGTTGTTGACCACCTCCTCTTCGGCCGAAGCGATGTTTTTCTGCGGTCCTGCAATCACAAGCAGGCTACAGTCTTTGGGAACCTTCTGTTCAGTAACCAGGTTTAGAGTTTTTACATCGTAATTATTTTTTTTCAGATAATCCCCGATCTGGCTGAAACCGGCGGGGGTTGTTTCTTTCAAGCTTCTTTCTTCATGACCCTCCAGAAAACAGACGACCGCGGCGTTCTTTTCCTTCACCTTGAGGATGGCATTCGTAAAAAGTCCTTCTCCCACGAAGGCAGGAAGCGATTTTTCGCTTGCCTGGGAATAGTCAAAAAGGGCCGACTTGTAGATCTCCTTCCGGTTTTTTCCGGAGAGGAAAACGATCGTCCCATCCGTCGTGATATTGTATTGCACCGCCAGTTCAATCTCCAGATCGGGGTCGACCAGGCGGTAGGAGATTTTGGAGCTTCGCGAGGAGTATTCCTTCAGCAGGTCGTCGATGCGACGGCGGATGAAGAGGTCG
This sequence is a window from Deltaproteobacteria bacterium. Protein-coding genes within it:
- a CDS encoding GldG family protein, translated to MEVKIHDRKRRFYYGTNAVVLTIAVLAIAVVTYGIVDRLHLRWDLTANRDFSLSEQTEKILKNLDQEVKILAFFRRGEDLDDLFIRRRIDDLLKEYSSRSSKISYRLVDPDLEIELAVQYNITTDGTIVFLSGKNRKEIYKSALFDYSQASEKSLPAFVGEGLFTNAILKVKEKNAAVVCFLEGHEERSLKETTPAGFSQIGDYLKKNNYDVKTLNLVTEQKVPKDCSLLVIAGPQKNIASAEEEVVNNYLAKSRPLLLLGDPLTPATPTGVLEKLGLAWNNDLVLDPERHFLLGPHYPAPILSDHKITQGLQEMNPILSLARSLQIIKKEEKGPQVVETLLTSTDEAWGETNLQEGSEPRFDKVSDARGPLTLGVAVKRDEKPLAIVVGDSNFAANELIQAPGNLDLFLNMVGWLVGDEEKVAIRPKTPEFRNINLTPAKVVFIQYFTQAGYPLLVLATGGIYWWRRKRRV